A segment of the Streptomyces pactum genome:
CGGCGCCAGACGCACCGGCACCGGCGGGCAAGGCAGCACCTCTTCGTGGACCACGGGCTCCGGCGTCAGCGGTGCCACGCCCAGGGTGCGTACGGCGCGGGTACGCAGCGTGGGGATCAACCGCTCCACCGCGTGCGTCAGTTGCCGCCGCGCGTCGGTGGCGGTGACCTTGCCGACGTGCCGCTCGACCAGCTTCAGGGCCCGCTCCTGCACGTCGGAGTCCTCGTGTCCGAACGCCTGCGCGGCGGCCGGCAGCAGTTCCCCGGCGGCGGTGGCGTCCCGCGCGAGCACCTTGCCCAGCAGGACGAGCTGCGCCCGCACGAGCTTCTTCTCCGGGCGGAACAGCACCGCGTCGGTCAGCTCCGCAAGCCGCCGCGGCGGCAGCTTCCCGTCCAGGGCCAGGGCGCCCAGCACCGACTGGGCGTAGGAGGCCACCGCGGACACCGCGTCCGAGGCCAGCGCCGTCCAGTCGGGGGTTCGCCGTCGTTCCTCCTCGCGGGTGAGCTCGAGATTCTGGAGTATGCGCAGGAACACCCGGAGTTCGGCGGGCGTGCCGCCGCGCAGGAGCCGCGCCACGCACCCGTCGACCATCGCCCTCCGGTCGAGGGCACCCTCGGCCGTCAGCCGCGCCAGGGCCTCGGTCCAGCCGTCCGGTCCGTCACCGGCCGGCCAGCTCAACCGCGTTCCGATGCCGTCCGTGCGGAAGAGGGCGGCGACCAGCTCCGCCAGGTGCGGGTCCCGGCGGAGGCGATCGCGTACCGTGTCTCTGTGCTGCCACGTACCGCTGATGTGGCTCAGCCAGCCCAGGACGTACGCCTCCGTCGTCGGTACCGGGCAGCCGGACAGCCGCACGAGGCCGGCCATCAGCTCGTACGACACGTTCGCGCGGGCCGGGCGCTGGGCCAATCGGTGAACCACGTCGGCCAGCCAGCCGGGGTCGCGGTCGCCCAGGACGTGCAGCAGTACGGCCGGTGATGCCTGCGACCAGCGCATGTCGACGGCCGCGAGCCAGTTCGCCACGGCCGCCGCGCCGGTCTGGCACGCAGCCCCGGCCGCGTGCAGGGCGGGATGGGTGCGGCGGGAGGCCGCGGACCAGCGAGCGGTCCTGAGCTCCCTGCGGAGGGCCTTCAGCTCCGGGAAGCACGAGCGCCGCTCGGGGTCGGTCATGCCGTCGAGCAGCGACACGACGTCGGCCGTCCGCCCCGCTCGCACCGCCTCCACCAGCGCACTTGTCGTAGCCGTCGTAGCCGTCGTAGCCGTCGTAGCCGTCGTAGCCGTCGCAGCCGTCGCGGTCATCGCGCACCCCCGTCGGTCCGGACCGTCCCCTGTGCCGCCGCGGCGCCGCGCCGTGCCATCCGTACCGCCAGTGCGTGCTTGCACGGCCCGCGACCGCCCCGGTACTTGGCCCACCACAGGCAACTGCACGAGAGGACCCCCGCCTCGTCGCGTACCCGGTGCACATGCCCGTCCTCGGCCGTGACCGTCCCGATCGCGCCTTCCAGGGCGACCGCGCCCGCCCCCACCAGCGCCCGGGCCGAACGCAGCCGGGGGTTGTGCCGCTCCACGCGTTGTGCGTCGTAGGGCAGCTCCCGGTGGAAGTACGCCGCCTCCGCCGTGTCGTACCCGACGCGCCCCGACGTGCCGAGGCGGACCAGAGCAGCGCGCACCCGCTCCGCGGTCAGGCCCGAGGCGGCGCCCAGGTCGGCGATGTCGATGCGCGGCTCCCAGGCGAGAAGCACCGAGACCAGCTCGGCGTCCGCGGCGGCCTCGTCCGTGGCGAGCGCGTCGAGGACGCCGCCCTCGCCGGAGAACCCGCGGGCGGCGTCGGGGGACAGGGTGAGAGTGAGGCGCATGCCCGGCAGCAGGACCTCCCAGGCGGACGCCGTGGCAGCGGCTCCGGAGGCGACCGCGGGTCCGTACACCCGCAGTGCGGTGGCGTGCCGCAGCACGCGCTGGAGCGCGACCAGCCGCTCCGGACCGGGCAGGCAGACCGCGCCGGGCACCGCACGGGTCGTCGGCCGCAGCGTACGGCCGGACGGCACGACCCATCGGGGGCCGGCCGCTCCGCTCCTGCCGCCGCGGGGCAGCGAGCGCAGGAAGCGCACCGCCTCGCCGGCGTCCAGTTCGGCCCGCAGGTCGAAGCCGGCCGCTATGACCTGGGCCTCGGCGAAGCCGCGCAGCCACCGGTCCGGCAGTGGGACCTTCTTCTCCACGACCGGGCCGTCCAGCGTGGTCACGGCCAGCTCCTCGGGGCCGACCCGCAAGTGGAGCGGATCCTCCGCGCCGATCCGGGACAGGGCCTCGCGCAGCGGGTCGTTGACGTCGACGTTCGTCGTGCCGTGCCCGACCTCGCCGCCGTCGAGGCCCGCCTCCAGCACGTCCAGACGCGCGTACACCCCTCCGCAGCCGGAGAAGGACTCGAAGCGCAGCCGGTCGCCGTTGCCCGTCACCACCGGGTCGAGCGAGGCGCGCAACTGCGGCTGGTGGTACCGGGCGGCGGCGACGTCGGCCACCGCGAGCAGCGCCGCCGAGGCCTGCTGAGGCGACGTCAGGAAGCCGGCGAAGAACCGAGGATGTTCCACGGCGCCCGAGGGCGTCGACCCCTCGGAGGTCTCCAGCCCCAGGCGCTGTCCGCCCGTCCCGGATTCCAGCACGGAGGGTCGTCGATAGGCCACGGCCTGCACAGATCGCGTCATGCGAAAAACCGTAGAGCCGACCACTGACAATCGGCCTGACCTGCGGACCCAGTGTCACATGGCAGCAAGTTGGCGGCGGCCCGCCGCGAGGGGACGCGGGCTGGGGGCGAGCCGCGCACCGGGGGATGACGCCGGTGCGCGGCACACCCGACAGGCTACGGGACCTACTGACCCACCCGGCCCGGCTGGAGCACCTTCGTGTACAGCACCGTGCCGTCCTGCTCGCGCAGACGCACCGTCATCTCGGCGCTGTCGCCGTCGATGTCGACCGAGCCGAAGAACTGGTAGCCGTCCGCGGGCGAGACGTTCGACGCGGTCGGCGCCTTCACGAACACCCGCTCCGGGCCGAAGGTGCCGTCCAGGGCGCTGGCCGGGAAGGCTCCCGCGTTGAGCGGCCCGGACACGAATTCCCAGAACGGCTCGAAGTCGGTGAACGCGGCCCGCGAGGGCTGGTAGTGCTGGGCCGAGGTGTGGTGCACGTCGGCCGTCAGCCACACCGTGCCGGTGATCCGACGGTGCTTGACGAAGCGCAGCAGTTCGGCGATCTGGAGTTCACGTCCGAGCGGCGCGCCGGGGTCGCCCTGCGCCACCCCCTCGATGTTCGTCTTCCCCTCGGTGCCGTCGGGCACGACCAGACCGATCGGCATGTCGGCGGCGATCACCTTCCACACCGCACGCGACCGCGACAGCTCCCGCTTGAGCCACTCCAGTTGCTCGCGCCCCAGAATGCCCTGCGGGTCCACGGCCTGGCCGCCGGGGGAGTTGGCGTTGCGGTACGTCCGCATGTCCAGCACGAACACGTCGAGGAGCGGGCCCTGGCGCAGTACCCGGTGCACACGTCCCTCGCGCGCGCCGGGGCGCAGGGTGGAGATCGGGAAGTACTCACCGAACGCGCGCCGGGCCCGGGCGGCCAGCACGTCCACGCTCTTCTCGGTGTAGCGGCTGTCCGTGTCCGCGATCACCTGGCCGGGGTACCAGTTGTTGCGCACCTCGTGGTCGTCCCACTGGATGACCGACGGCACCTGGGCGTTGAAGCGCCGCAGGTTCTCGTCGAGCAGGTTGTAGCGGAAGTTGCCGCGGAACTCGGCGAGGGTCTCGGCGACCTTGGACTTCTCCTCCGTCGTGATGTTCCGCCAGGTGCTGCCGTCGGGCAGGGCGGCCGTCTCCGCGATGGGCCCGTCGGCGTAGATGTTGTCGCCGCTGCACAGGAAGAAGTCCGGGTCCAGGGCGCCCATGGCGTCGTAGATGCGGTAGCCGCCGAGGTCGGGGTTGATGCCCCAGCCCTGGCCTGCCAGGTCCCCGGACCACACGAAGCGCGCTCCTTCGCGCCGGCGGACCGGCACGGTGCGGAAGGTGCCGGGGACCGGCTCGCCGGTGCGGCGCGGGTCGTCCGGGTCGGCGAGGAGCACACGGTAGTGGATCTGCTCGCCCGGCGGCAGGCCGCGCAGCCTGGTGGTGCCGGTGAAGTCCGTGTCCGCCCCGAGCAGCGGGCCGCGCCATCTGCGCGGGTTGCGGAAGGACTCGGTCGCGGACGTCTCGACGATCATCCGGGCCGGCCGGTCGGAGCGCACCCACACCAGGCCGGAGTGGGAGGTCACGTCTCCCGTCTGCACGCCCCAGCCCGCTCCCGGCCGCCCGGAACGGGCGAACGCCGGCGCCGCCCCGAGGGCGGTGGGCAGGGTCAGGGCCGCCGACGCGGCGAGGGTCGCGCGCAGCACGCTGCGGCGAGCGGGCAACGGACGGTGTGACATGGATACGCCTCCAGGGACGGGATCCGGCCAGTGCTTCGGCCAGTGTGCAGAGCCAGACCTACTGGTGCGGCGCGGCGGCCACGGAAATTCCGGGTGAACAACCGGGCGCCCGCGTGCACGCACCCCACCCGCCCCGCGACACGAGGTCCTCGCCGACCGCCCCTGAGCGTCAGACGGCCTTCGCCGTCGCCCTGCTCCGTCTCACACGGCCTTCGCCGTCGCCCCCCACCCCGTCTCACACGGCCTTCGCCATCATCCCCACCCCCGCCCGAATCCGCCCCGGCGACAGGTGCGCGTACCCCAGTACCAGCCGCACCTCCTTCGCCGCAGCCTCGTCACCGCCCGCCCCGTGCCCGTACTCCCCCAGCGAACGCACGGCGACCCCGGCCCCCGTCACGCGCGTGAGGAAGCGGTCCTCGGGGCCGTACCGTGCGGGGAGGGTGGCGATGGCGTGGAGTCCGGCGGCGATGCCGGAGACCCGCGCGCCGGGAAAGTGCTCCTCCAGCGCGGCGACCAGCGCGTCGCGCCGCTCGCGGTAGGCGCGCTGACAGACGCGCAGTTGACGGTCGTAGTCGCCGCGTTCCACGAAGCGGGCGAAGAGTGCCTGGTCGATGGCCGGATGCCCGAGGTCGGAGGTGCGTTTGCGCTCGACGACGTCGTCCGCCAGCCACTCCGGGACCAGCAGCCAGCCCAGCCGCAGCCCCGGGGCGAGGGACTTGCTGACCGAACCCGTGTAGGCGACGCGCTCCGGGTCGAGCCCCTGGAGTGCGCCCACGGGGGCACGGTCGTATCGGAAGTCGCCGTCGTAGTCGTCCTCCAGGACGAGACCGTCCACGGAGCGGGCCCAGTCCAGCAGTTCGGCGCGCCGCCGCGCCGAATAGGCGATCCCGGTCGGGAACTGGTGGGCCGGAGTCGTCACGACGGCCCTTACCCCCGAGGCGTGCAGCGGGCCGACGGCGAGTCCCTGGTCGTCCAGGGGCAGTGGGACGGTGCCGACACCCGCCGACGCGTACAGGGCGTCGTGCTGGGGGCTGCCGGGGTCCTCGACACCGGCGGTGCGCATCCCGCGCGCGTGGAGCACGCTCGCGAGCAGCGCCGTCGCCTGCGCCACCCCGGAGACCACCACGATCCGCTCCGGGTCGGCCACCACACCCCGGCGCCGCGCGAGCAGCTCGGCCAGCGCGGTCCGCAGCCGGGGCAGGCCGCGCGGGTCGGGGTAACCGAGGCTCTCGTGCGGCAGTTCCGTCAGCACGCCCCGCTGAGCGGCGGCCCACGCCGCGCGGGGGAAGAGCGACAGGTCCGGTGTCCCCGGCACGAAGTCGACGCGGTCGGCGGGGGAGCGCGGGGCGAGATCACGCGCGCGTGGACGGGCGGCCCGCACCGCGTCCCCCACCCAGGTCCCGGCGCCCCGACCGCTGCGCAGATAGCCCTCGGCCGTCAACTGCTCGTACGCCTCCGTCACCAGCCCCCGCGACACCCCGAGGTCGGCCGCGAGGTCCCGGCTGGACGGGAGACGGGTGCCCGGCGTGAGCCGGCCCGAGCGGACCGCTTCCCGCAGCGCCTCCTGAAGGGCGCGGCCACGCGCGCGTGCCGGTGCCGAGGCGGCGGGCAGCAGCAACTCCCAGGCGGCGCTGTTGCCGGTGCCGCTGTCAGGGCTGCTGTCGGCGTTCCTGCCGGTGTCGCTGTCGGAGCGGTTGCCGGGGCCGCGGCCGGTGGAGCCCGGACGGCCGCCCGGGCCGGTCGGCGGCGTCATGAAAGAGGTCCCCCCGAGCATCGTGTCTTCCCAATCACCCCCACTTTACGAGGGGTTGGGCCCACTGGCGCGTAAACCGGAGTGACAGACCACAGCGAGGGGGCAGGCCGATGTCCCGCCCCGGAATCGTACGCGCAATCCAGGAGCGCCCGTGGACGCCAAGAACCGTTTCGAGACGAAAACCACCTTCGCTCTCTCCCGACTCGAATGGCTGGGCTTTCTCGCCGTATCGCTCGTGCTCGCGTTCCAGCACCTCACGGAAATCCGCTGGGGCGTCTTCCTGCTGCTGTTCGCGGTGATCGACGTCATCGGATACCTGCCCGGCGCGATCGCCTTCCGGCGCCGTTCGGACAGACGGGTCCCGCGCGGCTGTTACGTGGCCTACAACACGATGCACAGCCTGGTCACGGCAGGTGTCCTGGCCGGGGCATGGGCGCTGTTCGTCCGGCCGGAATGGGCCCTGCTGGCCCTCCCGATCCACCTCATGGGCGACCGGGCCCTCTTCGGGAACTCCCTCAAACCCTTCGGTGTCGCCTTCGAGCCGCAGACCACACCGGAGTTCCGGACGTTCGAGCAGCGGTACCACTCGGCGGCGGTTTCCGGTGAAAGCGCCGTGACGCGGACTTCCGTGGAGGACACCGATGCCGTCCGTGCTTGACGCACTCGCCGCGCACAGCGACAACCCCAGTTCCTTCCTCGCCCTCAACAGCGGGAACGCCTTCTTCCACGACGACCGGTTCGAGGGCGCCTGCGCCTATCGCACCTCGGGCCGCTACGTCCTGCAATTCGGTGGCCCGTTCACCGCACCGGAACACCGCGCGCCCCTGCTGGACGCCTTCGCCGCCCAGGCCGGCCGCCGGCTGGTCGCCGTGCAACTGCAGCGGGCGGACGCCGAGCTGTACGCGGCGCGCGGCTTCACGGTCAACCAGATCGGGGCGTCGTACGCGGTCGACCTCAGCCGTTTCACGCTGCGCGGCTCACGGTTCGTCCGGCTGCGGAACAAGATCTCGCGTGCCCGACGGGCGGGCCTGGAGGTCGCCGAAGTCCCGGCCGGCGACGACTGCGCCGAACTGGACCGGATCGACCAGCGCTGGCTGCGGGAGAAGGGCCGGCACGTGAAGGAGCTGCGGTTCCTCGTCGGCCAGCGGGACGGGAGCCTGCAGAAGCACCGCCGCCTGTTCGTCGGCCGGATCGACGGCGAGGCGGTCGGCTACATCAACTACTCGCCGGTCTACGGCAGCCGCCCCGGCTGGCTGCACGACCTCAGCCGGCGCCGTCCCGACGCTCCACCCGGCGTCATGGAGGCGCTCAACGCCACGGTCATGGAGCGGCTCACCGCCGACGACGCGGGCTGGCTGCACTTCGGGTTCACCCCCTTCACCGGGCTCGACCCGGAGCACGAACCACCGGGTGCCAGCCGCCTGTTCACCCGGTTCGCCCGCCTGCTGGCCGAGCACGGCGACGCGGTCTACCCCGCGGCCTCCCAGCTCGAGTACAAGCAGAAGTGGGCCCCGCACGTGGTCCTCCCGGAGTACATCGCCTTCCGCGGCAGGCCCCGCCCCGGCGCCGTCTGGCAACTGCTGCGTGCCACCAACGCCCTCTGAGCCATCGCGTCCACGGCCGCGCGTGTGCCGCGCCCCTTCCGCATCCGTCCCACCCTGGAGGACCGCCCGCCCATGAGATTCCTCGAGCGCGAACGCGCCACCCTCGCCAAGCTGCTGCCCGACCTGGACCCCGCCCTGCGCGAGGCCCCGCTGATGGAACTGGAACGGCCGGGCAGCCCGGGCATCCGGCACTTCCGGGACAGCGGCGGCCCGGGGCTGCTCGTCCCCGAATCGCACCAGGGCCGGGGCGCGACCGCGCTGGACGCCCTGCGCGTGCAGCGGGCCATCGGCAGCCGCTCACCGTCCCTGGCGGTGGCCACCACCATGCACCACTTCTCCATGGCCACCCTGGTCGGACTCGGCGGCCTCGGCGACGGCCTGGAGTGGATGCTGATCGAAGGCGTGGCCTCCACCAACCGCGTCATCGCCTCCGGCTTCGCCGAGGGCCGCAGCGGCGCGGGCATCCTCGACCCGTCGATGACCGCCACGGTGACCGCGGACGGCATCCGGATCAACGGCGTCAAAAGACCGTGCAGCCTGGCCCACTCCATGGACGTGCTCACCGCCAGCGTCATGATCCCGCGCGCGGACGGGCAGGGCGACGAACTCGCCGTGGCCCTCGTGCCCGCGGAGAGCGAGGGGCTGAGCGTCAGCGGTTTCTGGTCCAGCGCGTTCCTGGCCGGCGCCGAGAGCGAACAGGTCACGCTCACCGACGTCCTCGTCCCGCCGGAACTCCTGCTGCGCACCGCGACAACCTCCGGCGAACGGCTCGACGAACTCCAGACGGCCGGACTGATCTGGTTCCAGATGCTGATGACGGGGAGCTATCTCGGCGCCGCCAGTGCGCTGGTGGAGCGGGTGCTGCTGAACGACCGCATCCCCGAGCACGAGCGCGTACGCCTCTTCGTCGAGACCGAGGCCGCCATGGCCACCGCCGAGGGCGTCGCCCGCCGCATCGACGCCGGCGAACTGGACGAGTCGGCGCTCGCGCAGGCGTTGTACGTGCGCTACGGCGTCCAGGACGCCGTGGCCCGCGTCGTCCCGCGCGCGGTCGAACTGCTCGGCGGGCTCAACTTCATGACCTCCGACGAGGTGGGCCACCTGGCCGCCTGCGCCAACGGGCTGTCGCTGCATCCGCCGTCGCGCTCCCGGATGACCGGCCCGTTCTCCGCGTACCTGGCCGACCGGCCACTCGCCATCGCCTGACCCCGCTCCCACCGTTCACCGGTGGCCGAGATCCGTTGGGAGAACACACCCCCCATGCCGTCAGACAACCAGCGTCTCGCCGTCCTGCCCGCCGCCCGTACGGGACCGCGCGACCGCCCCACTCTGCTGCTCACCGGCGGCTCCGGAGTGCTCGGACGCGCCCTGATCGACGAGCTGTCACCCGACTTCGACCTGCTGTGCCTGCGCCGCAACACACCGCTGCGCGATCCGCGGGTGCGCGAGCTCCAGGGCGACCTCGTGGCTCCCCGGCTCGGACTGAGCCGCCTGGCCTGGCACGAACTGGCCCTCGAGGTGGACGTGGTGCTGCACTCCGCGGCCGAGACGAACTGGCGTACGCCGCCACAGGACATCACGCGCACGAACCTGCGCGGTGCGGACAACATGCTCGACCTCGCCGCCCGCGCCGACGCGCCGCTGTACCTGGTGAGTACCGCGTTCGTGGCCAACAGCCCCACCGAGGAGGACCGCCGGCGCTTCCCGGGTGCCGCCGCCTACCTCGACTCCAAGACCGGGGCCGAACGGTTGACCCGCGACGCGGGCGTGCCCGGTGCCATCGTTCGGCCCTCGGTCGTCATGGGCGACTCCGTCAGCGGGCGGATCGCCGGTCAGCAGGGACTGACCAGGACGATCGGCTCGATGGTCCTGGGGGAGGTGCCCGTGCTTCCCGGGGCTCCCGAGGCCCGGATCGACATGGTGCCCCAGGACTACGTCTCCCGGGCCGTCGGCGACCTGGTCCGGGGCCGTGTGGGCAGCGGCGAGTACTGGCTGACGGCGGGGAAGGAGGCGATCGAGTTACGGGAGTTCGCCGACGTCTGCGCGGACGTCGCCGTCCGCCACGGCCTGCCCCGGCCCCAGCGGCCCCGGCTGATCCCGGTCGAGGCCGTGCACCGGCTGCTCCTGCCCATGCTGGAGGGCACCTCGCTGCCCGCGTCGGTCCGCCGGCGACTGGAGCACTACGCGGAACTGCTGCTGGTGTTCCAGCGGGAGCTGCCGTTCGACACCTCCCTCGGCGAACCCGACTGCGGCACCCGCCTGACCCGTTCCGACATCCGCTGCGCGCTCGTACGCAACGCGGAGAGCTGGGCCGCGGACCGGTCCGGCCTGCTCAGCCGCCATCGCACCGCCGCTGCCGCGCCGACGGAGGTGGCGTCATGACCATGTCGCCCCCGTCCGCCGGGTCCGCCGTGCCGTCCTCGGAATCCGCTGTGCCGTCCTCCGGTACGGCGGCGTCGTCCGCCGGTAACGCAACGTCGTCCGTAGGTAACGCAGCGCTGTCCTCCGGCACCCCAGCGCCGTCCTCCGGCACCGTGGCGCCGTCCGGCCGGCCCGACGTCGTCGACCTCTACCTCAAGCACATCGGCTCCGGCCGCGCCGTCATGGGCCGAGTCATGGGCGGCATGGCCGAGGTCCGCTCCGAGGGGCCCTGGATCCACGCCGACGACGGCCGCCGCTTCCTGGACTTCGGCGGGTACGGCGTCTTCATCATGGGCCACCGCCACCCGGCCGTCGTCGAGGCGGTGCACCGGCAGATCGACACCCACCCGCTGGCCAGCCGCGTCTTCCTCGAACCCGTCGCCGCCCTGGCAGCCCGGGCCCTCGCCGCGCACACCCCACCCGGCCTCGACTACGTCCACTTCGTCAACTCCGGCGCCGAGGCCAGCGAGGCGGCCCTGAAGCTGGCCCGCGCCCACGGACTCACCTCGGTGATCACCACCCGCAGCGGCTTCCACGGCAAGACCCTCGGCGCGCTGAGCGTCACCGCCAACGCCACGTACCAGACGCCCTTCCAGCCCCTGCTCCCGGACGTCACGCAGGTCGCCTACGACGACCCGGCCGACCTCGAACAGGCGCTGGCCGCCCGCCGCGACCGGGCCTGCGTCATCGTCGAACCCGTCCAGGGCGAGGGCGGCGTACGCATCCCCCGCCACGGCTACCTCAGCCAGGTGCGGGCGCTGTGCCGGGCGTACGGCGCCCTGATGGTCGTCGACGAGATCCAGACCGGCATGGGGCGGCTGGGCACCTGGTGGGGCGTGGACGCCGAGGGCGTACGTCCGGACGTGCTGCTGGCCGGCAAGGGGCTCAGCGGCGGTGTCGTACCGGTCGCCGCGATGGTCGCCACCGCGGAGGCCTACGCCCCCTTCAGCCGCGACCCCTACCTGCACACCTCCACCTTCGGCGCCTCACCGATCGCCTGCGCCGCCGCCCTCGCGACCGTACGGGCGATGGAGGAGGAGGAGACCGTGGCCCGGGCCGCCGCGCTCGGCCTGCGCCTCCTCACCGCCGTACGGGCCGTGTGCGCGCCGTACGAGGGCGGGCTGGTCCGCGAGGTACGCGGCCGGGGGCTGCTGATCGGCATCGAGTTCGCCGAGGAACAGGCGGTCGGCGAGCTCCTGCTGGAGCTGATCTCCCGGGGCGTGCTCGTCAACCACTCCCTCAACTCGACCCGGGTGCTGCGGCTGACCCCGCCGGCCGTGGTCGAGGACACCGCGCTCGACCTGTTCCTCACCACCCTCGGCGAGGCCCTGCGCAGCACGGCCGACCGCATGGCCGGCTGACACCGGCTCCTGTCACAGCCACAGCCACAGCCACAGCCCCTGCCGCACGCTCCTGACACCAGCGTCCGGAACCCTCCGGGAAGGAACCGAACGACCCATGCGCCACGTGGTCCTGCACGCCCTCGCCCACGGACTGGCACCCGCCGACGTCTACGGCCGCATCAGCGACTTCCGCCGCTATCCCGAGTACAGCGACACCTTCCGCGAGGTGTACGTCGAGCCTCCGCTGCCCGACGGTTCCACGGTCTCGGAATGGACCGTCGAGTTCCGGGGCGGCCTGATGCGGTGGCGGGAGCGTGACACCTACTCACCCGAGACGTACTCCCTCGCCTTCGAGCAGCTCAGCGGCGACTTCCAGACCTTCGAGGGGAGCTGGCGCTGCGAACCGCGGGACGTCGGCACGCTCGTCGTCTTCACCGC
Coding sequences within it:
- a CDS encoding bifunctional lysylphosphatidylglycerol flippase/synthetase MprF, encoding MPSVLDALAAHSDNPSSFLALNSGNAFFHDDRFEGACAYRTSGRYVLQFGGPFTAPEHRAPLLDAFAAQAGRRLVAVQLQRADAELYAARGFTVNQIGASYAVDLSRFTLRGSRFVRLRNKISRARRAGLEVAEVPAGDDCAELDRIDQRWLREKGRHVKELRFLVGQRDGSLQKHRRLFVGRIDGEAVGYINYSPVYGSRPGWLHDLSRRRPDAPPGVMEALNATVMERLTADDAGWLHFGFTPFTGLDPEHEPPGASRLFTRFARLLAEHGDAVYPAASQLEYKQKWAPHVVLPEYIAFRGRPRPGAVWQLLRATNAL
- a CDS encoding aspartate aminotransferase family protein, which encodes MTMSPPSAGSAVPSSESAVPSSGTAASSAGNATSSVGNAALSSGTPAPSSGTVAPSGRPDVVDLYLKHIGSGRAVMGRVMGGMAEVRSEGPWIHADDGRRFLDFGGYGVFIMGHRHPAVVEAVHRQIDTHPLASRVFLEPVAALAARALAAHTPPGLDYVHFVNSGAEASEAALKLARAHGLTSVITTRSGFHGKTLGALSVTANATYQTPFQPLLPDVTQVAYDDPADLEQALAARRDRACVIVEPVQGEGGVRIPRHGYLSQVRALCRAYGALMVVDEIQTGMGRLGTWWGVDAEGVRPDVLLAGKGLSGGVVPVAAMVATAEAYAPFSRDPYLHTSTFGASPIACAAALATVRAMEEEETVARAAALGLRLLTAVRAVCAPYEGGLVREVRGRGLLIGIEFAEEQAVGELLLELISRGVLVNHSLNSTRVLRLTPPAVVEDTALDLFLTTLGEALRSTADRMAG
- a CDS encoding SDR family oxidoreductase; the encoded protein is MPSDNQRLAVLPAARTGPRDRPTLLLTGGSGVLGRALIDELSPDFDLLCLRRNTPLRDPRVRELQGDLVAPRLGLSRLAWHELALEVDVVLHSAAETNWRTPPQDITRTNLRGADNMLDLAARADAPLYLVSTAFVANSPTEEDRRRFPGAAAYLDSKTGAERLTRDAGVPGAIVRPSVVMGDSVSGRIAGQQGLTRTIGSMVLGEVPVLPGAPEARIDMVPQDYVSRAVGDLVRGRVGSGEYWLTAGKEAIELREFADVCADVAVRHGLPRPQRPRLIPVEAVHRLLLPMLEGTSLPASVRRRLEHYAELLLVFQRELPFDTSLGEPDCGTRLTRSDIRCALVRNAESWAADRSGLLSRHRTAAAAPTEVAS
- a CDS encoding alkaline phosphatase D family protein, translating into MSHRPLPARRSVLRATLAASAALTLPTALGAAPAFARSGRPGAGWGVQTGDVTSHSGLVWVRSDRPARMIVETSATESFRNPRRWRGPLLGADTDFTGTTRLRGLPPGEQIHYRVLLADPDDPRRTGEPVPGTFRTVPVRRREGARFVWSGDLAGQGWGINPDLGGYRIYDAMGALDPDFFLCSGDNIYADGPIAETAALPDGSTWRNITTEEKSKVAETLAEFRGNFRYNLLDENLRRFNAQVPSVIQWDDHEVRNNWYPGQVIADTDSRYTEKSVDVLAARARRAFGEYFPISTLRPGAREGRVHRVLRQGPLLDVFVLDMRTYRNANSPGGQAVDPQGILGREQLEWLKRELSRSRAVWKVIAADMPIGLVVPDGTEGKTNIEGVAQGDPGAPLGRELQIAELLRFVKHRRITGTVWLTADVHHTSAQHYQPSRAAFTDFEPFWEFVSGPLNAGAFPASALDGTFGPERVFVKAPTASNVSPADGYQFFGSVDIDGDSAEMTVRLREQDGTVLYTKVLQPGRVGQ
- a CDS encoding aromatase/cyclase, which gives rise to MRHVVLHALAHGLAPADVYGRISDFRRYPEYSDTFREVYVEPPLPDGSTVSEWTVEFRGGLMRWRERDTYSPETYSLAFEQLSGDFQTFEGSWRCEPRDVGTLVVFTAAFDLGIPSLAEILDPVAESTVRANIARVLRGLADAEVIDEHATAARG
- a CDS encoding acyl-CoA dehydrogenase family protein, whose product is MRFLERERATLAKLLPDLDPALREAPLMELERPGSPGIRHFRDSGGPGLLVPESHQGRGATALDALRVQRAIGSRSPSLAVATTMHHFSMATLVGLGGLGDGLEWMLIEGVASTNRVIASGFAEGRSGAGILDPSMTATVTADGIRINGVKRPCSLAHSMDVLTASVMIPRADGQGDELAVALVPAESEGLSVSGFWSSAFLAGAESEQVTLTDVLVPPELLLRTATTSGERLDELQTAGLIWFQMLMTGSYLGAASALVERVLLNDRIPEHERVRLFVETEAAMATAEGVARRIDAGELDESALAQALYVRYGVQDAVARVVPRAVELLGGLNFMTSDEVGHLAACANGLSLHPPSRSRMTGPFSAYLADRPLAIA
- a CDS encoding SWIM zinc finger family protein — its product is MTRSVQAVAYRRPSVLESGTGGQRLGLETSEGSTPSGAVEHPRFFAGFLTSPQQASAALLAVADVAAARYHQPQLRASLDPVVTGNGDRLRFESFSGCGGVYARLDVLEAGLDGGEVGHGTTNVDVNDPLREALSRIGAEDPLHLRVGPEELAVTTLDGPVVEKKVPLPDRWLRGFAEAQVIAAGFDLRAELDAGEAVRFLRSLPRGGRSGAAGPRWVVPSGRTLRPTTRAVPGAVCLPGPERLVALQRVLRHATALRVYGPAVASGAAATASAWEVLLPGMRLTLTLSPDAARGFSGEGGVLDALATDEAAADAELVSVLLAWEPRIDIADLGAASGLTAERVRAALVRLGTSGRVGYDTAEAAYFHRELPYDAQRVERHNPRLRSARALVGAGAVALEGAIGTVTAEDGHVHRVRDEAGVLSCSCLWWAKYRGGRGPCKHALAVRMARRGAAAAQGTVRTDGGAR
- a CDS encoding PLP-dependent aminotransferase family protein, with amino-acid sequence MTPPTGPGGRPGSTGRGPGNRSDSDTGRNADSSPDSGTGNSAAWELLLPAASAPARARGRALQEALREAVRSGRLTPGTRLPSSRDLAADLGVSRGLVTEAYEQLTAEGYLRSGRGAGTWVGDAVRAARPRARDLAPRSPADRVDFVPGTPDLSLFPRAAWAAAQRGVLTELPHESLGYPDPRGLPRLRTALAELLARRRGVVADPERIVVVSGVAQATALLASVLHARGMRTAGVEDPGSPQHDALYASAGVGTVPLPLDDQGLAVGPLHASGVRAVVTTPAHQFPTGIAYSARRRAELLDWARSVDGLVLEDDYDGDFRYDRAPVGALQGLDPERVAYTGSVSKSLAPGLRLGWLLVPEWLADDVVERKRTSDLGHPAIDQALFARFVERGDYDRQLRVCQRAYRERRDALVAALEEHFPGARVSGIAAGLHAIATLPARYGPEDRFLTRVTGAGVAVRSLGEYGHGAGGDEAAAKEVRLVLGYAHLSPGRIRAGVGMMAKAV